From the Lolium rigidum isolate FL_2022 chromosome 2, APGP_CSIRO_Lrig_0.1, whole genome shotgun sequence genome, one window contains:
- the LOC124690304 gene encoding disease resistance protein RGA5-like: MEAVLVGVATGVMKPLLSKLSTLLEEEYAKLKGVRRNTRFIREEMTTMSATLQMLADEPELNPQMKEWRDNVRELSYDMEDCVDDFMARVDRKPDGSSGLRTVFDWVKNLKPRHEIAGEIEQLKIRAIEASKRRKRYEFKQLPTTHSSSSAIDPRLEALYVETDKLVGIEGPKKDIVEWLKKKSSSTEVQVVSIVGPGGLGKTTLANQIFATMKDRRKQHFSCAAFISVSQKRDMKDVLREIADRVGITHNTSNDTAKTLTDRLQEHLQYHRYFIVIDDIWDTKDWNTIWSALKNNNYGSRIITTTRKKEVASHSSSRGGYFYEMGYLGIADSKRLFFERAFGSQDLCNPGYPHLEEISNDILEKCAGLPLAIITMSSLLANQNAEKEWNRVLAAIGTALANHPKAGDMKLILDLSYFDLPHYLRTCLLYLSLFPEDHIIDTKCLISRWIAEGFIPKEQGQSLYEVGEGYFNELVNRSLIQPVDVKYGQVMACRVHDIVLDFITCKAIEENFATPSYDVGASIVSVRRLCVRNRRSEKCTIPTTHQFSHVRSLSVFGSFVENSLSDFPALRVLDLGACPDLENYHLANIEKLFLLKYLRLSSSRITELPREIGELQYLETLDIQGTRIMLLPSTIARLQQLARLYIPQDAIFPVEIVGQLLSLEDLYYLKVNSSEEWKYLQEIVQLTKLRTLLVTFDGLAWMHSGGDMDLQSYVTTLIASCNLENLYISYSLDNCIPYRLPLSLETRCPTTVCSFKKLRFSYCYISKIPGWMSSFGNLWELEFSIYRLSSEDVAILGAIPTLVFLKVNTFYGRYGTIFIRRGFTSLKSFNLEINCCGTALEFEAGSMPKLEHLELQLKPHKAECLNGAVSDFGIQYLSALTNVKVIILVRSETAEEVVSLVEKAVGTLPNYPALSFFSRRYDGMNQISNNRQTGAEDKEQAIAGDTFSSFMGRMVQEINQDAYDMSRLRMQ, from the exons ATGGAAGCTGTTCTCGTGGGCGTTGCCACGGGGGTGATGAAGCCTCTCCTCTCCAAGCTCTCCACGCTGCTGGAGGAAGAGTACGCCAAGCTCAAAGGTGTGCGCCGTAACACCAGATTCATACGAGAAGAGATGACCACCATGAGTGCTACTCTCCAGATGCTTGCAGATGAACCAGAGCTCAATCCTCAGATGAAAGAATGGAGGGACAATGTTCGTGAGCTGTCCTACGACATGGAAGATTGTGTTGATGATTTCATGGCTCGAGTTGACCGTAAGCCCGATGGATCTTCGGGTCTCAGGACTGTCTTTGACTGGGTCAAGAATCTCAAACCTCGCCATGAGATCGCCGGCGAGATCGAACAACTCAAGATCCGTGCAATTGAAGCAAGCAAGAGGAGAAAAAGGTATGAATTTAAGCAACTGCCGACGACCCACTCTAGCTCTTCTGCAATTGATCCAAGGCTGGAAGCGCTTTATGTGGAGACCGACAAACTAGTAGGTATCGAAGGTCCTAAGAAGGATATCGTTGAGTGGCTTAAGAAGAAAAGTTCTTCCACAGAGGTTCAAGTGGTGTCAATTGTTGGTCCCGGTGGTCTTGGCAAGACCACTCTTGCAAACCAAATCTTCGCTACCATGAAAGACAGAAGAAAACAGCACTTTTCATGTGCAGCTTTCATTTCGGTTTCTCAAAAGCGCGATATGAAAGATGTTCTAAGAGAAATTGCTGACAGGGTGGGGATCACTCACAACACATCAAATGATACTGCAAAAACACTCACTGATAGACTCCAAGAACACCTCCAATACCACAG gtatttcattgTAATCGATGACATATGGGACACAAAAGATTGGAATACAATCTGGTCTGCATTGAAGAATAATAATTATGGGAGCAGAATTATCACCACAACACGTAAGAAAGAAGTAGCATCACATTCTTCTTCTCGGGGCGGTTATTTTTATGAAATGGGATACCTTGGAATTGCAGACTCCAAACGGTTGTTTTTTGAAAGAGCATTCGGTTCTCAGGATTTATGCAATCCAGGATATCCTCACCTAGAAGAGATATCCAATGATATATTGGAAAAATGTGCTGGTCTACCACTCGCTATTATTACCATGTCAAGTTTGCTGGCCAATCAAAATGCAGAAAAGGAATGGAACAGGGTGCTAGCTGCTATTGGTACTGCACTTGCAAATCATCCTAAGGCTGGGGACATGAAATTGATATTAGATTTGAGTTACTTTGATCTTCCTCACTATTTGAGAACTTGTCTGTTGTACCTGAGTCTATTTCCTGAAGACCATATAATTGACACAAAATGTTTGATCAGTAGATGGATTGCCGAAGGATTCATTCCCAAAGAGCAAGGCCAAAGCTTATATGAAGTGGGCGAGGGTTATTTTAATGAGCTCGTCAATAGAAGCTTGATACAGCCGGTTGATGTAAAGTATGGCCAGGTGATGGCCTGCCGGGTCCATGATATTGTTCTTGATTTCATCACTTGCAAGGCTATTGAAGAGAATTTCGCCACTCCATCATATGATGTAGGTGCTTCAATTGTTAGTGTTCGCAGGCTTTGTGTCAGGAATCGCAGGAGCGAAAAGTGTACCATACCAACAACCCATCAATTCTCTCATGTTAGATCACTGTCTGTATTTGGGAGTTTCGTAGAAAATTCTCTGTCGGATTTCCCAGCTCTTCGTGTGTTGGACCTAGGAGCCTGCCCAGATTTGGAAAATTACCATCTTGCAAATATCGAGAAGTTGTTTCTTCTCAAGTACTTGCGCCTCAGTTCATCCAGAATAACTGAACTCCCGAGAGAAATTGGAGAACTTCAGTACTTGGAAACACTGGACATACAAGGTACCAGAATAATGCTACTGCCATCAACTATTGCACGGCTTCAGCAATTGGCCCGTCTATACATTCCTCAAGATGCTATATTCCCAGTTGAAATAGTGGGGCAGCTCCTGAGCTTAGAAGATCTATATTATCTTAAGGTCAACTCATCTGAAGAATGGAAGTATCTACAAGAAATCGTTCAGCTGACCAAGTTGAGGACACTGCTAGTAACATTTGATGGATTAGCATGGATGCATTCCGGAGGAGACATGGATCTTCAAAGTTATGTGACCACTTTAATAGCTTCATGCAATCTTGAGAACCTATATATAAGTTACAGTCTTGATAATTGTATTCCTTATCGTCTCCCACTCTCACTTGAAACACGGTGTCCTACTACAGTTTGTAGCTTCAAGAAGCTCCGCTTCAGTTACTGTTACATCAGCAAGATACCAGGTTGGATGAGCTCGTTTGGTAATCTATGGGAATTAGAGTTCTCCATCTATCGTCTGAGTTCAGAAGATGTTGCAATCCTTGGAGCAATACCCACTTTGGTGTTTCTCAAAGTAAATACTTTCTACGGCAGATATGGGACCATCTTCATCCGTCGTGGCTTCACAAGTTTGAAATCTTTCAACCTGGAGATCAACTGCTGTGGCACTGCGTTAGAATTTGAAGCGGGATCAATGCCTAAGCTTGAGCACCTCGAACTTCAATTGAAGCCGCATAAGGCGGAGTGCCTGAATGGTGCTGTTTCTGACTTTGGCATCCAGTACCTGTCCGCGCTCACCAACGTAAAGGTCATTATTCTTGTGCGTTCTGAAACTGCAGAGGAGGTCGTAAGCCTTGTCGAAAAAGCCGTTGGAACACTTCCCAACTACCCCGCTCTCTCATTC TTCAGTCGAAGGTATGACGGGATGAACCAGATATCCAACAACCGTCAGACTGGCGCAGAGgataaagaacaagcaatagctggAGACACTTTCAGTTCCTTCATGGGTCGAATGGTTCAAGAGATTAATCAAGATGCGTACGACATGTCACGCTTGAGGATGCAATAG